One Streptosporangium becharense genomic window, GATCGACGGCGAGCAGCGGATGGGCGGCGGCGCCTCGATCGACGTGGTGCAGCCGCACAACCACGCATCGGTGCTGGGCCGTACGGCCGAGGCCACCGCGGGTGATGTGCGCGCCGCGATCGACGCGGCGCTGAAGGCCGCGCCCGCCTGGCGCGCTCTCCCCTTCGACGAGCGGGCCGCGGTCTTCCTGCGCGCCGCCGAGCTGCTCGCCGGGCCGTACCGGCAGACGCTGAACGGCGCGACGATCCTCGGCCAGTCCAAGTCGGCGCAGCAGGCCGAGATCGACTCCGCCTGCGAGCTGATCGACTTCCTGCGGTTCAACGTCGCCTTCGCCCGCCAGCTCTACGCCGACCAGCCGCTGTCCACGTCCGCGGCGTGGAACCGGATGGAGTACCGGCCGCTGGAGGGCTTCGTCCTGGCGATCACGCCGTTCAACTTCACCGCCATCGCCGGCAACCTGCCGACCGCGCCGGCCCTGATGGGCAACGTCGTCGTCTGGAAGCCCTCCCCCACCCAGCAGTTCGCCGCGCACTTCACCATGCGCCTGCTGGAGGAGGCCGGGCTCCCGCCGGGCGTCATCAACATGGTGACCGGCAACGGCGCCGGTGTCTCCGAGGTGGCCCTCACCCACCCCGAACTGGCCGGCATCCACTTCACCGGCTCGACCGCGACCTTCCAGCACCTGTGGGGCACGGTCGGCGCCAACATCGCCTCCTACCGGTCCTACCCGCGCCTGGTCGGCGAGACCGGCGGCAAGGACTTCGTGCTGGCCCACCCGTCGGCCGACCCCGCGGTGCTGACCACCGCGCTCATCCGCGGCGCGTTCGAGTACCAGGGGCAGAAGTGCTCGGCCGCCTCCCGCGCGTACGTCCCGCGCTCGATCTGGTCGGCCATCCGCGACGAACTGGTCGCCACCGCCGAGTCGCTGACCATCGGCGACGTGGCCGCCGACCTGTCCACCTTCATGGGTGCGGTCATCGACCACCGGGCGTTCGCCAAGCACAGGGAGGCGATCGACCGGGCCCGCTCGCTCGACTCGACCAACGTGCTGACCGGCTCCTACGACGACTCCACCGGCTACTTCGTGAAGCCGACCGTCATCGAGTCCGCCGACCCGACGGACGAGATCTTCGCCAAGGAGTACTTCGGGCCGATCCTCGGCGTGCACGTCTACGACGACGCAGACTTCGACACGGTCATGAACCAGATGGAGAACGTCTCCCAGTACGCCCTGACCGGCTCGATCATCGCCCAGGACCGCTACGCGATCGCCACGGCATCGGAGCGGCTGCGCTTCGCCGCCGGCAACTTCTACGTCAACGACAAGCCCACCGGCGCGGTCGTCGGCCAGCAGCCGTTCGGCGGCGCCCGCTCCTCGGGCACCAACGACAAGGCCGGGTCGATCCTCAACCTGATCCGCTGGGTCAACGCCCGCACGATCAAGGAGACGTTCGTCCCGCCGACCGACCACCGCTACCCGCACATGGGCTGACATTCCGCAGAGCGGCCGGCGGGAGCCCGACTTGAGGAAGTTCGGCTACCCGAGCGACGGGTAACGGCGATGCCTGGGACTCACGAATCCGAGTCCCGGGCATCGCCGTTTCTTCCCCGGCCGCTCCAGATCACGATCAGGAGCCGGTCACTGGTGTCGGCGTGGCCGCCACAGTCCAAGCACCTCGACACACCCGGCGACCAGAAGCCACTGAAGCTGACCCACCACACCGCTCGTCACGACCTACGCCAAGCTCCCCTTCCTCGCCCGTCCGGCACCATCAGTGCCGGGCTGCCATCCCCGCGCATGCGCTAGGCGGTGCTCCACTGATGATCGTCAAGGGCCATGAGCCTTCGTCACGAAGGCGGCGGCTACCGGGCTCGAGTCTGCCCGAAGGCGATCCGGTAGCTCTCATCAGGTTCCGCCCGCGACACATCCGCCGTCAGACACCGTCAGATTGATCATCATGATGGCGCCGTCGGGACGTCATCGCGGCTCGCAGACCTTGCCGTCACCATCTCGATCTTGGTACCAGTCGTACTCGGGGTCCACTCCCCTCTGGTAAGGCCCGTAGTTGTTGGCGTTCGCCTCAGCACACGTGCCGTAGTGAGGATCGGTACTCGGCGGGGGAGGCGGCGGAGGCTGTGTCGGCTTCTCCGACGAAGGATGCGGCTCTGGTGATGTTGGCGGTTCAGTTTTTTTCGGCTTTTCCGGTCTGGCTGGCTCCGTAGATTTCGCTGGCACTGTCGGCAGTGCGGGTTTCGTCGGCTCCGTCTGTTGGGATTGCTGCGGTTGGGCCGTTTCCACCTGCGCCGGTTCCGACGTCTGGATCTTGTCCACCGTCAACGTGATCGCGGTATCCGCGGCGATGGGTGTACCCGGTACATGAGACTGACCGACCACGGTCCACAAGGACGCTATGATCACCGGCTTGCCATTCGCCGCCACGACACCGACACCCCGGACACCCAGCTTCCGCAGCAGGTCCCGAGCATTCGCCCCATCTTGGCCAACGAGGTCGGGCATCAGGATCGATGCAGCCTCCTGAGAGACGGTCGCAGGCGGCAGGGTGGGCTGCGCCAGAGCCTGCGCTGGGTTGGCGCCTCCACCGGGTGATGCCGAGCCCTGTACGGCGACTCGGTCAGTACCACCGGGGTTGGGATTGGCGCCACCGAAGGGTGCTACCAGGATGCTGATCGTCACCAGCCCCAGAAGGCCCGCCCGCACAACTTTGCGTACCGGCGGGTTGTGTGCGGGACCTAGGTAGATTCGCTTGCCTATCAGCAACCATGCAGGTTCTCGGTCTTCGATCCACAGCTCCCAGCCGGGTGGTGGAGACGGCCAAGAGGGGTCAGGTCGCCATCCGGCAGGCGGGCTCCATCCCGCTGGTGGGACTGGCCAGTTGGGGGGTGGGTTGTAGCGGCGCGCCATGGAAGCCAGTTACCTTCGCTCGAATGCATATCAGATCGGGTTAAACACTGCGCAGCCAAGGCAGTCAGATCTAAAAGTGACGTCTGCGCTTCTATCCGACGTGTGACATGAGTAAACGGTTGACACTCTGGTGATGACTCAACAGCGCCGACTTTCCGGAGGCCGTTAGACCTGGAGTGAGCTTTCCCCCGTAGCCCGGACGCCGGCGGTGTGCCATCAGGCTCCCGGGACGGCTGACTCCACGCCTGTGAAGGTGAGTCGAAGTGACTTGACTGACGGCATTCTGAACGGCTCGCATGTCCATAGTGGCGTCGACTGACAGGTGACTTGAGCGAGATTTGGAGTTACAACCGAAGAGGTGCACCCGTGCGGTGATAGGCGGTTGCCCGTTCACTGACGCTTGGAGGAGCCGTACGGTGACGCAGCAATCGCTTTTCGGGCCGGAGCCAGACGCCGCCAGGGCCAAACCTCCCGGAGATCAACCACAGCGCTTGAAGGTGCTGATCCTGGTGAAGGCTGCGCCGAATCCATCCCAAACCTATGGGGAGACGGTATGCGTGGCCGGCCTTCGCGCCGACTTTCAGGCCACCGGCTGGCTTCGCCTGTACCCCATCAATTTTCGTGCGCTCGACGACCCCAACGAGTTCAAGAAGTATGACTTCGTTGACTTCGAGGCCCGGCCGGCTCGTAACGACCCTCGCTGCGAGAGCTGGCGACCTGCACTGACGACTATGAACACCGTCGGCCACCTGAGGGACTGGAAGAAGCGCGCCACCTGGGTCGAGGACCATGTCCAAGGCTCGATGTGCGACGTGCTCAACGCGGTAAGGAACGATCCACCGGCACGGTCACTGGCGGCGATCCGACCGCAGGAGATCGACGACATCATCATCGAAAACCACCCGGGGTGGAGCCAGGAGGAGCGGGCGAAGATCCAAAGTTATGTGAACCAGCTCGGTCTGTTCGACAATGCTCCTCGGCGAGCTCTGGAGGCTCCCCGTTTCAAGGCCTGGTACCGCTACCGCTGCGATTCACGGCAGTGCAAGGGGCATCGGCAGGGCCTTCTGGACTGGGAGTTCGTCCTGCATCAGCGGCGCCTCTCCGACTGGGACGAGGCTAGCGCGAAGGCCGAACTACGGGCCCGTTGGTTCGACAAGATGTGCGGGGACGACAAGGACACGGTCTTCTACATCGGGAACCAGGCCAAACGCCAGCATGTGTTCAGCGTGCTTGGCCTCTTCTACCCACCGCGTTAGAGTATGCCCGGCAGGCGCCGACGGACCTGGTCCAGCACCACCGAGCGGTGACAGCGTCGCTCGTCCGCCTCGAAGCAGAGCACGGCCACGAGGCCTTTCTGCGCCCATACCGCGATCTCATCCATCGCGGCTTCAGCCTCTGAAGAGGCGACGTGGGCCGCGTAGTTGTCCCGGGCCTCAGTGAGTTCGGCCGCCGAGCCGGCGAAGCCCGCACGGTTCCACCTGGGGTTGCCGAGCTGGGGCATGTGGACATATTCGATGCCGTTCTCGGCCATAGCGGCTGCCAGTCGCCGCTTGCTGAGACCCGGCTTGCGAGAGATCGGATTGAGGCGAACGTCGATCAGCGTTGTCAGGTCATACGCCAGCGCGTCCTTCACGACCGATTCAAGATCTCTTCCCTCGTAGCCGATACCCACAATGCCGGTGTCTTGGTCCGAGAACATGAGTGGCAGCCTCTCACACGTGTGATCGCGGTATCTCTCTACCCTTGGCCGAAGGTTGGTCACCAGTTTTCGACATGCCGTGGCCCCTCGATCGACCGCGATCGGGACGACGAGGCGCGAGGATCGTGCCCGCCGCGGCGGGATGCCGTCTGCTCCGGCAAGCGCCACCGCGTACGGCACGACCGACAGCACGAGGAAAGGCGAACATTGATTTCTTCACGTGAGATCGACCCCGCCCGGGAGCCGTGGAGTCTCGCGCGGCACTTCGCGAATCGACTGGCCGACGCCCTGGACGGCGTTCTCCGCGATGTCGTGGTGATAGGGTCCGCATCGCTCGGGGACTGGCAGGCGAACAGCGATATCGACCTCGTCTGCACGGTCGGGCGGGAGCTGGATTCACAGGCGCGTGACGCCGTCTCACCGCTGCACGGGAATTCCTGGAATGAATACGGTCACACGATCGACGCGATGTACGTGACGAGCGACGCTCTGGCCAAGGGCCCCGAAGGCATCCCGTCCGTCGTGGCGTCGGTCGCCGGAACTCTGCAGGCCGAGTCGACGGACGGACCGCTGAACTGGGTGACCTGGCTCAACATCGTGCAGTCCGGTGTGAGCGTTCCGCTCACACCGGACGGCGTGATGACGACGGTCGATCCGCAGGACAGCGGGATCCCCATCCGGGAGGAAACCCTGCGCGAAGGGGCTGTCAGGTTCTCCCGCGCGAATCTGGACGAGTACTGGCGCAACAGGGCCGACCTGTCCGAACAGATGTATCCGCAGCACAGAGCAGATCAGTCGGTACCGACGTTCGAGATCGAGTGGATGTCCCTGGGACCGGCTCGCCTGCTGGCGACCGTCCTCACCGGACGCATCGTCTCGAAGTCGGAGGGCGGGGAGCTGGCCGCCGACAGGTTCCCGGAGTTCGGCCCGCACCTTGAACGGGTGCTGGACTCCCGCAGGGGGGTGGACCCCGCAAGGACGTGGGATCGCGGCGACCTGGAGCGTTCGCTCGAACTCGCCCGCGCCTGCGTGCGACTCGGCACGGACTGACCGCACGGACTGACCGCACGGAC contains:
- a CDS encoding DUF488 domain-containing protein, with the translated sequence MFSDQDTGIVGIGYEGRDLESVVKDALAYDLTTLIDVRLNPISRKPGLSKRRLAAAMAENGIEYVHMPQLGNPRWNRAGFAGSAAELTEARDNYAAHVASSEAEAAMDEIAVWAQKGLVAVLCFEADERRCHRSVVLDQVRRRLPGIL
- the pruA gene encoding L-glutamate gamma-semialdehyde dehydrogenase, with protein sequence MDAISTVPTPANEPVLGYAPGSAERAALENRVKELAGAQLDLTMTIDGEQRMGGGASIDVVQPHNHASVLGRTAEATAGDVRAAIDAALKAAPAWRALPFDERAAVFLRAAELLAGPYRQTLNGATILGQSKSAQQAEIDSACELIDFLRFNVAFARQLYADQPLSTSAAWNRMEYRPLEGFVLAITPFNFTAIAGNLPTAPALMGNVVVWKPSPTQQFAAHFTMRLLEEAGLPPGVINMVTGNGAGVSEVALTHPELAGIHFTGSTATFQHLWGTVGANIASYRSYPRLVGETGGKDFVLAHPSADPAVLTTALIRGAFEYQGQKCSAASRAYVPRSIWSAIRDELVATAESLTIGDVAADLSTFMGAVIDHRAFAKHREAIDRARSLDSTNVLTGSYDDSTGYFVKPTVIESADPTDEIFAKEYFGPILGVHVYDDADFDTVMNQMENVSQYALTGSIIAQDRYAIATASERLRFAAGNFYVNDKPTGAVVGQQPFGGARSSGTNDKAGSILNLIRWVNARTIKETFVPPTDHRYPHMG
- a CDS encoding excalibur calcium-binding domain-containing protein is translated as MTISILVAPFGGANPNPGGTDRVAVQGSASPGGGANPAQALAQPTLPPATVSQEAASILMPDLVGQDGANARDLLRKLGVRGVGVVAANGKPVIIASLWTVVGQSHVPGTPIAADTAITLTVDKIQTSEPAQVETAQPQQSQQTEPTKPALPTVPAKSTEPARPEKPKKTEPPTSPEPHPSSEKPTQPPPPPPPSTDPHYGTCAEANANNYGPYQRGVDPEYDWYQDRDGDGKVCEPR
- a CDS encoding nucleotidyltransferase domain-containing protein; the protein is MISSREIDPAREPWSLARHFANRLADALDGVLRDVVVIGSASLGDWQANSDIDLVCTVGRELDSQARDAVSPLHGNSWNEYGHTIDAMYVTSDALAKGPEGIPSVVASVAGTLQAESTDGPLNWVTWLNIVQSGVSVPLTPDGVMTTVDPQDSGIPIREETLREGAVRFSRANLDEYWRNRADLSEQMYPQHRADQSVPTFEIEWMSLGPARLLATVLTGRIVSKSEGGELAADRFPEFGPHLERVLDSRRGVDPARTWDRGDLERSLELARACVRLGTD